A single Polycladomyces subterraneus DNA region contains:
- a CDS encoding phospholipase D-like domain-containing protein — MFLMLTVAIREVRRPANALNWLTINLILPFIGFGLYLSASNPVRIRRERLTSPHNKSDKLPDSFSLSASVIAHALRRLTVHGLRTGRVQVLKNGIETYEKLIESIQNAKRTIDLEYYIYRDDQIGRRITDLLIERSSAGVRVRFLRDGLGSRQFPRHQIIRMMDAGIECSTFFPMRFPWVLSNWNYRDHCKIVVIDGKEAFTGGINVGYEYTGMKPNVGFWRDNHVRIVGEVAADLQAVFDAHWSIASPERMKTKTRKTIVENTLIPIQSPRRMTRNIAQPGSASFTEWSTEWGAEMGTMDGTSDETANTEALQEVYVQTLEGNPGIPTQVIRQSYFICLTQATQTIDITTPYFVPDADIIMAIKTAVARGVRVRLLVPRSMDLTTTIVGAASRTYYGELLEAGVHIYLYNKGILHAKLMIIDGEIAVVGAANYDMRSFRLDYEVCEVLYSANVARELTEQFEHDLTDSVLLRTEDLRNRSLSQRILDQGARLLSPLL, encoded by the coding sequence ATGTTCTTAATGTTAACCGTAGCAATCCGCGAGGTACGAAGGCCAGCCAATGCTTTGAATTGGCTAACCATCAACCTCATTTTGCCTTTTATCGGTTTTGGACTCTATCTCAGCGCATCGAATCCCGTGCGCATTCGTCGAGAAAGACTGACGTCTCCGCACAATAAGTCGGATAAGTTGCCTGATTCATTCAGCCTCTCAGCCTCGGTCATTGCTCATGCTTTACGGCGTTTGACCGTACATGGCCTTCGGACCGGCCGAGTTCAGGTGCTTAAAAACGGCATTGAAACATATGAGAAACTTATCGAATCTATACAGAACGCGAAAAGAACGATTGATCTGGAATATTACATATACCGGGATGACCAAATTGGCAGACGTATCACGGACCTGCTAATCGAACGGTCCTCCGCAGGTGTTCGGGTCCGATTTTTGAGAGACGGTTTGGGAAGCCGACAATTTCCACGGCATCAGATCATTCGGATGATGGATGCAGGGATTGAATGCAGTACGTTTTTTCCCATGCGCTTCCCTTGGGTATTGTCCAATTGGAATTACCGGGATCATTGTAAGATCGTCGTGATCGACGGAAAGGAAGCTTTTACAGGTGGTATCAACGTCGGGTATGAGTATACAGGAATGAAGCCGAATGTAGGGTTCTGGCGCGACAACCATGTGCGAATCGTAGGTGAAGTTGCAGCCGATTTGCAAGCTGTATTCGACGCCCATTGGAGCATCGCTTCGCCGGAACGGATGAAGACGAAGACACGGAAAACAATAGTTGAAAATACGCTAATCCCCATTCAGAGTCCAAGGCGTATGACGCGGAACATAGCTCAACCAGGTAGTGCCTCTTTTACTGAATGGTCTACAGAATGGGGCGCTGAGATGGGCACCATGGATGGTACCAGTGATGAAACTGCTAACACAGAGGCGTTGCAGGAAGTGTACGTACAAACGTTAGAAGGTAATCCTGGAATTCCCACCCAAGTCATCCGGCAGTCATACTTCATTTGTCTAACACAAGCGACCCAGACTATTGACATCACCACCCCCTATTTTGTTCCCGATGCTGATATTATCATGGCGATAAAGACAGCCGTGGCACGCGGTGTTCGAGTTAGATTGCTGGTTCCTCGCTCAATGGACCTCACAACTACGATCGTAGGCGCTGCAAGCCGTACATACTACGGAGAATTGTTGGAAGCCGGGGTCCATATCTATCTGTACAACAAAGGTATATTGCACGCAAAGCTAATGATAATCGATGGTGAGATTGCCGTAGTAGGCGCCGCAAACTATGATATGAGAAGTTTTCGCCTGGACTACGAGGTATGCGAAGTCTTGTATAGTGCCAACGTGGCAAGGGAACTTACGGAGCAATTCGAGCACGATCTCACTGATTCCGTACTGTTGAGGACCGAAGATTTGAGGAACCGCTCTCTTTCACAGCGCATTCTCGATCAAGGAGCGCGCCTGCTTTCACCGTTGTTATAG